The Mesomycoplasma ovipneumoniae genome window below encodes:
- a CDS encoding BC85_0335 family putative methyltransferase yields MPIWKIILLITGIFAFLVALVSFVWTWVKKNKLIKKYNFEHQSQNYDEWINLKSQVTELESDLWLVESLELVINKIRETNSKTNLFVEKDGLVACLSQKNIQNSTNTVFDSWLDQNSLTKNIEKLQIKNLKYASNFETFFDFILISAEINPKNFLEFLEKVKIGGHLVWKYKKNQRRAILKMLKLHKIHFDEFFYYNFLIIQKK; encoded by the coding sequence ATGCCGATTTGAAAAATTATTTTATTAATTACAGGGATTTTTGCATTTTTGGTTGCACTAGTCTCATTTGTTTGAACATGAGTGAAAAAAAATAAATTAATTAAAAAATATAATTTCGAACACCAAAGTCAAAATTATGATGAGTGGATAAATCTAAAATCACAAGTCACTGAATTAGAAAGCGATCTTTGGCTCGTTGAAAGTCTTGAATTGGTTATTAATAAAATAAGGGAAACAAATTCAAAAACAAATTTATTTGTTGAAAAAGATGGTCTAGTTGCTTGTCTTAGTCAAAAAAATATCCAAAACTCAACAAACACAGTTTTTGATTCCTGGCTTGATCAAAACAGTTTGACAAAAAATATTGAAAAATTGCAAATAAAAAATCTAAAATATGCAAGCAATTTCGAGACTTTTTTTGATTTTATTTTAATTTCGGCAGAAATTAACCCTAAAAATTTTCTAGAATTTTTAGAAAAGGTTAAAATTGGCGGACACTTAGTCTGAAAATATAAAAAAAATCAGCGAAGGGCAATTTTAAAGATGTTAAAATTGCATAAAATCCATTTTGATGAATTTTTTTATTATAATTTTTTGATAATTCAAAAAAAATAA
- the greA gene encoding transcription elongation factor GreA, whose protein sequence is MKKMMNDEVLLTQQKLDEIKKELEHLINVERVNVIQEIKDARSQGDLSENAEYDVAREKQGIIESKIREFEAIIAKAKIIETRSGSKRVSIGSKVTLKNLESGLVQTFQIVSSIDADPFANKISNFSPIAQVLLGQHEGDEVEVDVNEKYSVKILEVTNE, encoded by the coding sequence ATGAAAAAAATGATGAATGACGAAGTTCTTTTAACACAACAAAAACTTGATGAAATAAAAAAAGAACTTGAACATTTAATAAATGTTGAGCGTGTTAATGTAATTCAAGAAATTAAAGATGCTCGCTCACAAGGCGATCTTTCTGAAAATGCCGAATATGATGTAGCCCGTGAAAAACAAGGGATAATTGAGTCAAAAATACGTGAATTTGAAGCTATTATTGCAAAAGCAAAAATAATTGAAACTCGTTCAGGATCAAAACGAGTTTCAATTGGATCAAAAGTTACTCTTAAAAATCTTGAAAGTGGTTTAGTTCAAACTTTTCAGATTGTTTCTTCAATTGACGCTGATCCTTTTGCCAATAAAATTTCCAATTTTTCACCGATTGCACAAGTTCTTTTAGGTCAACATGAAGGAGATGAAGTTGAAGTTGATGTAAATGAAAAATACTCGGTTAAAATTTTGGAAGTAACTAACGAATAA
- a CDS encoding MATE family efflux transporter translates to MHFSIKKFFPDSPEMWKKFAKITIPVILATLFISINNFVDNFMVSQISGGITAVGMANFWTGIVFSFIISINTIGSIIFAQYWGKKEFKLAQQVNNIRYILCFIVILFFAVLSWAFPESLLRVVQWRRGSSNLDQDIFDQAKSYLFIISFSWILFAYIVTSSGILREIGVMKVSVLFNTLTLVMNIGLNFFLIPLMGVSGSALATVISRLITSLLMYLYQLFYKKEVSLSILKMFQIERNIWKQFFARFVGMSLVTIASLIISIRSVLWSQSLPPGSIGIDDGSGFYKFWGIGFLTVSGIIITIANIFFTTFASIQTSVSIVVGQNLGQNKIELAKKNAAMLKGFLFVVSVVMSVVAFIIVFAITKTDLITTGIKEQVQKGLSDYFNENNLPIDQAVIDAQKVLAVDFYLNQIFMICIVIILINPIWVQINSSLTIIKAGGRANFASWWDFFTGLGQLVWQILIVFVLIPLISEVHLKLFVSLTVFYLSDILKWIIFELIYLKSNWAINLTLENSTLKESI, encoded by the coding sequence ATGCATTTTTCAATAAAAAAATTTTTTCCTGATTCGCCAGAAATGTGGAAAAAATTTGCTAAAATTACTATTCCAGTAATTTTAGCAACGCTTTTTATTTCAATAAATAATTTTGTTGATAATTTCATGGTTTCCCAAATCAGTGGCGGTATTACGGCTGTCGGGATGGCCAATTTTTGAACAGGAATTGTTTTTTCTTTTATAATTTCGATTAACACAATCGGGTCAATTATTTTTGCCCAATATTGAGGAAAAAAAGAATTTAAACTGGCCCAACAAGTAAATAATATTAGATATATTCTTTGTTTTATTGTTATTTTATTCTTTGCTGTTCTCTCTTGAGCTTTTCCTGAAAGTCTGCTCAGAGTGGTTCAGTGAAGAAGGGGTTCGTCAAATTTAGACCAAGATATTTTTGATCAGGCAAAAAGTTACTTATTTATAATAAGTTTTTCTTGAATCTTGTTTGCCTACATTGTCACTTCCTCAGGAATTCTGCGCGAAATTGGTGTAATGAAAGTTTCTGTTCTTTTTAACACTTTAACCTTAGTAATGAATATTGGTCTTAATTTTTTCCTAATTCCGCTAATGGGAGTCTCTGGTTCAGCGCTTGCAACTGTAATTTCAAGACTAATAACCTCTCTTTTAATGTATTTATATCAACTTTTTTATAAAAAAGAAGTTAGTCTCTCAATTTTAAAAATGTTTCAAATTGAGAGAAACATTTGAAAGCAGTTTTTCGCCCGTTTTGTCGGAATGTCGCTTGTAACTATTGCCTCTTTAATTATTTCAATCCGTTCAGTTCTTTGATCTCAAAGTTTGCCGCCAGGTTCAATTGGAATTGACGATGGAAGTGGTTTTTATAAATTTTGAGGCATAGGATTTTTAACTGTTTCAGGAATTATTATCACAATTGCTAACATTTTTTTTACAACTTTTGCCTCAATTCAGACAAGTGTTTCGATTGTTGTTGGTCAAAATTTAGGTCAAAATAAAATTGAACTAGCCAAAAAAAACGCTGCAATGCTCAAAGGTTTTTTGTTTGTTGTTTCAGTTGTTATGTCAGTTGTTGCCTTTATTATCGTTTTTGCTATCACAAAAACTGACTTGATCACAACGGGAATTAAAGAACAAGTTCAAAAAGGATTGTCTGATTATTTTAACGAAAATAATTTGCCAATTGACCAAGCTGTTATTGACGCTCAAAAAGTTTTGGCCGTTGATTTTTATTTAAATCAGATTTTTATGATCTGTATAGTTATAATTTTAATTAATCCAATTTGGGTTCAAATTAACTCCTCTTTAACGATAATTAAAGCCGGCGGACGGGCTAATTTTGCTAGTTGGTGAGACTTTTTTACCGGTTTAGGGCAACTTGTTTGACAAATTCTTATAGTTTTTGTTCTTATCCCTCTTATTTCTGAAGTTCATTTAAAACTTTTTGTTTCACTGACAGTTTTTTATCTTTCAGATATTCTAAAGTGAATTATTTTTGAACTAATTTATCTAAAATCTAATTGAGCGATTAATTTGACGCTTGAAAATTCGACTTTAAAAGAATCTATCTAA
- a CDS encoding LytS/YhcK type 5TM receptor domain-containing protein, producing MAKVTNMKISFVAIFISIAVIMLIIGVRLAPFAILPNFRFSIIGLPIKITGFIFGPIVGFLTGLLADLITFLFIPGVYSWYYTLSLSLTGFIPGVFFWFFVAQGKKWFQKDKILERLGDKIFAQKREIFNYTYDAISHNTKDINLERKMRQNLLRLQKKVAKIQGWTEEKALLNFYWISSFVVLALIASAVISTVVFNSSIDFSKARFISSKTSFLILILFGTFSMIIFLLVARFVNFFRKNDRYLTLVPIIAFSALHEPIASVLAAKGDVESGALNNFETAFLTHIIISPAKIWINASVIYFTARAVVPLVYKKFSYSLT from the coding sequence ATGGCTAAAGTGACAAATATGAAAATCTCTTTTGTGGCGATTTTCATATCAATTGCGGTAATTATGTTAATAATCGGAGTCAGATTGGCTCCTTTTGCTATTTTACCTAATTTCCGCTTTTCAATTATTGGACTGCCGATTAAAATAACAGGTTTTATTTTTGGACCAATTGTTGGTTTTTTAACCGGTTTACTAGCTGATTTGATTACTTTTTTGTTCATTCCCGGTGTTTATTCTTGGTATTATACTCTTAGTCTTTCACTTACTGGGTTTATTCCTGGCGTTTTCTTTTGATTTTTTGTTGCTCAAGGGAAAAAATGATTCCAAAAAGATAAAATTTTAGAACGCTTAGGAGATAAAATTTTTGCCCAAAAGCGAGAAATTTTTAACTACACTTATGATGCAATTAGCCATAACACAAAAGATATAAACTTAGAGCGAAAAATGCGGCAAAATTTGCTTAGATTACAAAAAAAAGTCGCTAAAATTCAAGGTTGAACCGAAGAAAAAGCTTTATTGAATTTTTATTGAATATCGAGTTTTGTTGTCTTGGCTTTAATAGCTTCGGCAGTTATTTCGACGGTTGTGTTTAATTCTTCTATTGATTTTAGCAAGGCGCGCTTCATTTCTAGCAAAACTTCGTTTTTAATTTTGATTCTTTTTGGTACTTTTTCAATGATTATCTTTTTACTTGTTGCGCGTTTTGTTAACTTTTTCCGTAAAAATGATCGATATTTGACTCTTGTTCCAATTATTGCATTCTCTGCCTTGCACGAACCAATTGCAAGCGTTCTTGCCGCAAAAGGTGATGTAGAATCTGGTGCACTTAATAATTTTGAAACCGCTTTTTTAACACATATAATTATTTCTCCTGCTAAAATTTGGATTAATGCCTCTGTTATTTATTTCACTGCAAGAGCTGTTGTACCTTTAGTTTATAAAAAATTCTCTTACTCTCTTACTTAA